In the Neochlamydia sp. AcF84 genome, one interval contains:
- the mtaB gene encoding tRNA (N(6)-L-threonylcarbamoyladenosine(37)-C(2))-methylthiotransferase MtaB, which yields MVEKKFKIVTLGCRTNQYESQAYHDQLQAMGYSEAAKHEQAEICIINTCTVTESADSSSRHEIRQLARDNPGSKLIITGCFAERQPELVGSLQGVTHVVPNKDKEKLLESVFPAAELPEFSIKRFEAHTRAFVKVQDGCNSFCTYCIIPYVRGRSRSRSLEEIVKEVKGLIAHGYKEIVLTGINIGDFDGAKPADEKPDRLADLVRAVDKLAGLERLRVSSIDPDEVDDDLADAILNGKHTCPSMHIVLQAGSNVILKRMNRKYTRQIFLNTVERLKNANADFTFTTDVIVGFPGETESDFAETIDVMKQVKFAKVHMFPYSERARTRAALMPNKIPQEIIKKRKHEVLRTAEQIGFELREQFIGRRMKILTENIDPSRPEEICGHTENFLMVWVPRSNHAPNEILEVELIANTPDGLIGRLSCRQASCG from the coding sequence CGCAAAGCATGAACAAGCAGAGATCTGCATCATCAACACCTGCACGGTCACTGAGTCTGCTGATTCTAGTAGCCGGCATGAAATTCGACAGCTAGCTAGAGATAACCCTGGCAGTAAGCTTATCATCACCGGCTGTTTTGCAGAAAGGCAGCCTGAGTTGGTAGGATCTCTGCAAGGAGTCACGCATGTGGTTCCCAATAAAGATAAAGAGAAGCTTTTAGAGTCTGTCTTCCCTGCTGCAGAGCTACCTGAATTTTCCATTAAACGCTTTGAGGCCCATACCCGTGCTTTTGTCAAAGTACAAGACGGCTGCAATTCTTTTTGTACTTATTGCATTATTCCTTATGTTCGTGGCCGCTCACGTTCTCGCTCTTTAGAGGAGATAGTTAAAGAGGTGAAAGGATTAATTGCTCATGGATATAAAGAAATTGTCTTAACGGGAATTAATATTGGGGATTTTGATGGTGCCAAGCCTGCAGATGAAAAACCTGATCGCTTAGCTGATTTAGTGCGCGCTGTGGATAAACTTGCTGGACTTGAGCGTTTAAGAGTCTCTTCGATTGATCCTGACGAAGTCGATGATGATCTTGCTGATGCGATCTTAAATGGGAAGCATACCTGTCCTTCTATGCATATCGTTCTTCAAGCTGGCTCGAATGTAATTTTAAAACGTATGAATCGCAAATACACCCGCCAAATTTTCCTTAATACGGTAGAAAGATTAAAGAATGCAAATGCTGACTTTACCTTTACCACAGACGTGATTGTAGGCTTTCCTGGTGAAACAGAGAGCGATTTTGCTGAGACTATAGATGTCATGAAGCAAGTAAAATTTGCTAAAGTCCATATGTTTCCCTATAGCGAGAGAGCTCGCACAAGAGCAGCTCTTATGCCCAATAAAATTCCTCAAGAGATTATCAAAAAGAGAAAGCATGAAGTCCTGCGGACTGCTGAGCAAATAGGCTTTGAGCTTCGAGAGCAATTTATCGGCCGTCGCATGAAAATTTTGACTGAGAATATAGACCCTTCGCGTCCTGAAGAGATTTGCGGCCACACGGAAAATTTTTTGATGGTTTGGGTGCCTCGATCAAACCATGCGCCAAACGAGATCCTAGAAGTAGAATTAATAGCTAATACTCCTGATGGTCTGATCGGGCGTTTGAGTTGCAGACAGGCCAGTTGCGGGTAA